One window of the Acidimicrobiia bacterium genome contains the following:
- a CDS encoding NADPH:quinone oxidoreductase family protein, translating to MRAARCNEYGPPETLAVEEVPAPTLRAGQALVGVRGASVNYPDVLVVANEYQVSIPLPFTPGSEFAGVVLDVGDGVSTVRVGDRVCGAGFTGAFADEVAAAEAALSPVPDSVTFTEAAAFGVVYTTAYHALRSVAEVQPGEWTVVLGAAGGVGLAAVEVAHHLGSRVLAAASTDEKLALCRARGAEATVNYTREDLKERIKDLTGGAHVVIDPVGGAYSEPALRATRWGGRFVVVGFASGEIPRVPLNLVLLKGVIVKGFEMRTFAQHAPDAARRDADELAELFAAGAIRPHVSAVFPLERVGEALRAVADRRALGKVVVDPTAGDATPAA from the coding sequence GTGAGAGCCGCCCGATGCAACGAGTACGGGCCCCCCGAGACGCTCGCCGTCGAAGAGGTCCCCGCGCCGACGCTGCGGGCCGGCCAGGCACTCGTGGGCGTGCGAGGGGCATCGGTGAACTACCCCGACGTTCTCGTCGTCGCGAACGAGTACCAGGTGTCGATTCCGCTGCCCTTCACGCCCGGCAGCGAGTTCGCCGGGGTCGTGCTCGATGTCGGCGACGGCGTCTCGACCGTCCGCGTCGGGGACCGCGTCTGCGGCGCCGGGTTCACCGGCGCGTTCGCAGACGAGGTCGCTGCGGCCGAAGCGGCGCTGAGCCCCGTCCCGGACTCGGTGACCTTCACCGAAGCCGCCGCCTTCGGCGTCGTCTATACCACCGCCTACCACGCCCTGCGGAGCGTCGCCGAGGTCCAGCCCGGGGAGTGGACCGTCGTGCTCGGTGCGGCTGGTGGCGTCGGGCTCGCGGCGGTGGAGGTCGCCCACCACCTCGGGTCGCGGGTGCTGGCGGCGGCCTCGACCGACGAGAAGCTCGCGCTGTGCCGAGCGCGCGGCGCGGAGGCGACGGTCAACTACACCCGCGAGGACCTCAAGGAGCGGATCAAGGACCTGACCGGCGGTGCGCACGTCGTGATCGACCCGGTGGGCGGCGCGTACTCCGAGCCGGCCCTCCGGGCGACGAGATGGGGCGGCCGCTTCGTCGTGGTCGGCTTCGCCTCCGGTGAGATCCCCCGCGTCCCCCTCAACCTGGTGCTGCTCAAGGGCGTCATCGTGAAGGGGTTCGAGATGCGGACCTTTGCGCAGCACGCCCCGGATGCGGCGCGCCGCGACGCCGACGAACTCGCCGAGCTCTTCGCCGCCGGCGCCATCCGGCCCCACGTCTCGGCGGTCTTCCCCCTCGAACGAGTCGGCGAGGCGCTGCGGGCGGTCGCCGACCGCCGGGCCCTCGGCAAGGTGGTCGTCGACCCCACGGCGGGCGACGCGACGCCGGCTGCGTAG
- a CDS encoding amidohydrolase family protein: MSPILDLAVRGGVVVDGTGAPGRRADVGVRAGRIVEVGPLSEAATRTVDATGCVVVPGFIDPHTHLDAQLCWDAAARPTCLHGVTSVVIGLCGFGVAPCPPRGGEYLLRSLEVVEEIPFETTEQGVPFDWESWTEYRAFLGRQALGVNVGALVPHSALRYAVMGERARGAVATADDRAALAGELTRALAGGALGFATSRGPNHVDAFGDPVPSRFADDAELQALVAACRGKVWQINVRTKFSGDARGLTDEVSAYAAWSAESGARLTWSPLHAEPGTDTWADVVRHNRRLNQSPGTVVAPQVATAPITTTFRFDRFSHVAFVPGWDALVRGFFDLDTASRLRRLADPAVRASLRDARVDPAAMFAPAFDAWVLLVSPSEPDAIGQSLAAVARRRHVHPIDALCDLAVADQLATVVQVPAVNRDAVAAVSLLTDRHTLVGLGDAGAHVMSINNFSYPSQVLTRFVRDDASVPLEVAVSRMTARPAAVLGIADRGRIATGLAADLAVIDLEGLRVGRLQVTRDLPGAAPRLYQDARGYRMVAVNGTITIEDDQPTGERPGQLLAAPT; this comes from the coding sequence ATGAGTCCGATCCTCGATCTCGCCGTGCGCGGCGGCGTCGTCGTCGACGGCACCGGTGCGCCCGGGCGACGAGCCGACGTCGGCGTGCGCGCCGGACGGATCGTCGAGGTCGGCCCGCTCTCCGAGGCCGCGACCCGGACCGTCGACGCGACCGGCTGCGTCGTCGTCCCGGGCTTCATCGATCCCCACACCCACCTCGACGCCCAGCTGTGCTGGGATGCCGCGGCCCGGCCGACCTGTCTGCACGGGGTGACGTCGGTCGTCATCGGGCTCTGCGGGTTCGGCGTCGCGCCGTGCCCACCGCGCGGTGGCGAGTACCTCCTCCGCAGCCTCGAGGTCGTCGAGGAGATCCCCTTCGAGACCACCGAGCAGGGCGTGCCGTTCGACTGGGAGTCGTGGACCGAGTACCGAGCCTTCCTCGGCCGGCAGGCGCTCGGCGTCAACGTGGGCGCGCTGGTTCCCCACTCTGCGCTCCGGTACGCGGTGATGGGGGAACGGGCCCGGGGCGCGGTGGCGACCGCGGACGACCGAGCCGCCCTTGCCGGCGAGCTCACGCGCGCGCTCGCCGGCGGCGCGCTCGGATTCGCCACCTCACGGGGCCCGAACCACGTCGACGCCTTCGGCGACCCCGTGCCGAGCCGGTTCGCCGACGACGCCGAGCTGCAGGCGCTGGTCGCCGCCTGTCGCGGGAAGGTGTGGCAGATCAACGTCCGCACGAAGTTCAGTGGTGACGCCCGCGGCCTGACCGACGAGGTGTCGGCCTACGCGGCCTGGAGCGCGGAGTCCGGCGCGCGCCTGACGTGGAGCCCGCTCCACGCTGAGCCGGGCACGGACACCTGGGCCGACGTCGTGCGCCACAACCGTCGGCTCAACCAGTCGCCCGGGACCGTGGTCGCGCCGCAGGTCGCGACCGCTCCGATCACGACCACGTTCCGCTTCGACCGGTTCTCGCACGTCGCGTTCGTGCCGGGGTGGGACGCGCTGGTGCGGGGGTTCTTCGATCTGGACACCGCGTCGAGGCTTCGGCGCCTCGCCGACCCGGCGGTCCGCGCCTCCCTGCGTGACGCCCGGGTGGACCCGGCCGCGATGTTCGCGCCGGCCTTCGACGCGTGGGTGCTGCTCGTCTCTCCCTCAGAGCCCGACGCCATCGGGCAGTCGCTGGCGGCGGTGGCCCGCCGGCGCCACGTGCACCCGATCGACGCGCTGTGCGACCTGGCCGTCGCCGATCAGCTGGCCACGGTGGTGCAGGTTCCAGCCGTGAACCGCGACGCCGTGGCGGCGGTGTCGCTCCTCACCGACCGGCACACCCTGGTGGGGCTGGGGGACGCGGGCGCGCACGTGATGAGCATCAACAATTTCTCGTATCCGTCGCAGGTGCTGACGCGCTTCGTCCGCGACGATGCCAGCGTGCCGCTCGAGGTGGCGGTCAGCCGGATGACGGCCCGGCCGGCGGCGGTGCTGGGCATCGCCGACCGCGGAAGGATCGCGACCGGGCTCGCCGCCGACCTCGCCGTCATCGACCTCGAGGGGTTACGGGTGGGGCGGCTGCAGGTGACCCGGGATCTGCCCGGCGCGGCACCGCGCCTCTACCAGGATGCCCGGGGCTATCGCATGGTGGCGGTGAACGGGACGATCACGATCGAGGACGACCAGCCGACCGGCGAACGACCCGGTCAGCTGCTGGCGGCGCCGACGTAG
- a CDS encoding DUF1254 domain-containing protein — MARARVEVGVIVAVAALVAAGAAGTTRSASGSPSGAATLRASAADAARRAGPGVDRMAFQAGVEAYVWGFPLVTMSRTRGQVLCGIPVNTLINVPRLLDAGSRVVVTPNADTLYSSAFLDLRPGPMVLRVPAVRDRYYVFQFLDMYTNTIADVGTRTNGGRAGAYAIVGPGWHGRLPTGTGRITAPTPDVWVIGRTLAALSRDVAGAAAEQRRYRLQPLSSLTPRAGASAPACSPPSAPRPSFTGELATAIGADPPPPRDRPIVADLAAAGIRPGLVPNAAALATTEASRAAALEIIRRVGSRLTTARNGWTRLHGTGSYGTDYITRAVVAMVGLGANVPDESVYYFAATDEGGAPLSGAASYVIHFRPGQLPPIDPRAFWSISLYGPDHFFVANPVDRYAVGDRTEGLTRGHDGSLDVFVSHSPPPGHEGNWLPAPAGSFNLVLRAYLPGPGIRSGSWTPPAVRPG, encoded by the coding sequence ATGGCGCGGGCGAGGGTCGAGGTCGGCGTCATCGTCGCGGTCGCGGCGCTCGTCGCGGCGGGCGCCGCGGGCACCACCCGCAGCGCGTCCGGCTCGCCGAGCGGCGCCGCCACCCTTCGAGCCTCGGCTGCCGACGCCGCCCGACGGGCGGGCCCCGGCGTCGATCGGATGGCCTTCCAGGCCGGCGTCGAGGCCTACGTCTGGGGCTTCCCGCTCGTCACCATGTCGCGGACGCGCGGCCAGGTGCTCTGCGGCATTCCCGTCAACACCCTCATCAACGTGCCGCGTCTGCTCGATGCGGGATCGCGAGTCGTGGTGACCCCGAACGCGGACACGCTGTACTCGTCCGCGTTTTTGGACCTGCGTCCGGGCCCGATGGTGCTCCGAGTCCCGGCCGTCCGGGATCGGTACTACGTGTTCCAGTTCCTCGACATGTACACGAACACGATCGCCGACGTCGGGACCCGCACCAACGGTGGCCGCGCCGGTGCGTACGCGATCGTCGGCCCCGGGTGGCACGGGCGGCTCCCGACCGGGACGGGCCGAATCACGGCCCCCACGCCGGACGTCTGGGTCATCGGTCGAACCCTCGCGGCCTTATCGCGCGACGTCGCCGGCGCCGCGGCCGAACAGCGGCGGTACCGCCTCCAGCCGCTCTCGAGTCTCACGCCCCGGGCCGGGGCGAGCGCTCCGGCGTGCTCGCCGCCGTCGGCGCCCCGGCCGAGCTTCACGGGTGAGCTGGCGACGGCCATAGGCGCCGACCCTCCGCCCCCACGTGATCGGCCGATCGTCGCCGACCTGGCCGCCGCCGGCATCCGACCGGGCCTCGTGCCGAACGCGGCCGCGCTCGCGACCACCGAGGCCAGTCGGGCCGCGGCGCTCGAGATCATCCGACGCGTCGGCAGCCGCCTGACGACGGCGCGGAACGGGTGGACCCGACTCCACGGCACCGGGAGCTACGGGACCGACTACATCACGCGCGCGGTGGTCGCGATGGTCGGGCTGGGGGCGAACGTCCCCGACGAGTCCGTCTACTACTTCGCGGCGACCGACGAGGGCGGCGCGCCGCTGAGCGGCGCGGCCTCCTACGTGATCCACTTCCGGCCGGGCCAGCTCCCACCGATCGACCCGCGCGCGTTCTGGTCCATCTCCCTCTACGGACCCGACCACTTCTTTGTCGCCAACCCGGTCGATCGGTACGCGGTCGGGGACCGCACGGAGGGTCTGACCCGCGGGCACGACGGCTCGCTCGACGTCTTCGTCTCCCACTCGCCCCCGCCGGGCCACGAGGGGAACTGGCTACCGGCGCCGGCCGGCAGCTTCAACCTCGTCCTTCGTGCCTACCTGCCGGGACCTGGTATCCGCTCCGGCTCGTGGACGCCGCCTGCGGTCCGACCCGGCTAG
- a CDS encoding amidohydrolase family protein — MTLFTISADSHVTEPGDCYLDRIDPRFRDRAPHALTDEKMGAVIEIDRGRARIPYGMIAAAGRPVESIHPYTFVGWDELHPGGWDPAARLTEQQRDGVSVEVLYPSVGMLLCNHPDVDYKKACFDAYNLWITEFQSYAPDRLVGLGQTALRSVAEGIDDLQRVKELGLRGVMMPGYAGCHDDGDYDDHRWDPFWDAAAQLDLPLSFHILTNNDNLARPPYRGPRMNSFLGIIRGCQDIIGTLVFGGVFERHPDLRVVCVEADAGWAPHWMYRADHAFKRHRTWLTADALSRLPSAYFRDNVYVTFQDDWVAFRVTDLLNHERLMWANDHPHSDATWPDSQSVLAEQTAGLDPAVRDDIVWRNCARLYHLDPPPPA; from the coding sequence GTGACGCTGTTCACGATCTCCGCGGACTCGCACGTGACGGAGCCCGGTGACTGCTATCTCGACCGGATCGACCCCCGATTCCGCGATCGCGCGCCCCACGCCCTCACCGACGAGAAGATGGGGGCCGTCATCGAGATCGACCGCGGCCGGGCCCGGATCCCGTACGGCATGATCGCCGCCGCGGGCCGCCCGGTCGAGAGCATCCACCCGTACACCTTCGTGGGCTGGGACGAGCTCCACCCCGGGGGCTGGGATCCGGCGGCCCGGCTCACGGAGCAGCAGCGGGACGGGGTCTCGGTCGAGGTGCTCTACCCGTCGGTGGGGATGTTGCTCTGCAACCACCCGGACGTGGACTACAAGAAGGCCTGCTTCGACGCCTACAACCTGTGGATCACGGAGTTCCAGAGCTACGCGCCCGACCGGCTGGTCGGGCTCGGGCAGACCGCGCTCCGAAGCGTCGCCGAGGGCATCGACGACCTGCAGCGGGTGAAGGAGCTCGGGCTGCGCGGCGTCATGATGCCGGGGTACGCGGGCTGCCACGACGACGGCGACTACGACGACCACCGGTGGGATCCGTTCTGGGACGCGGCGGCGCAGCTCGACCTGCCCCTGTCGTTCCACATCCTGACGAACAACGACAACCTCGCCCGCCCGCCGTACCGCGGCCCGAGGATGAACAGCTTCCTCGGCATCATCCGAGGCTGCCAGGACATCATCGGAACGCTGGTCTTCGGTGGCGTGTTCGAACGGCACCCGGACCTGCGCGTCGTCTGTGTCGAGGCCGACGCCGGGTGGGCGCCGCACTGGATGTATCGGGCCGACCACGCCTTCAAGCGCCACCGCACCTGGCTCACCGCCGATGCCCTGTCTCGGCTGCCGAGCGCGTACTTCCGTGACAACGTCTACGTCACGTTCCAGGACGACTGGGTGGCGTTCCGGGTCACGGACCTCCTGAACCACGAGCGCCTGATGTGGGCGAACGACCATCCTCACAGCGACGCCACCTGGCCGGACTCCCAGTCGGTGCTCGCGGAGCAGACCGCGGGCCTCGACCCCGCCGTCCGCGACGACATCGTGTGGCGGAACTGCGCCCGCCTCTACCACCTGGACCCGCCGCCGCCCGCCTGA
- a CDS encoding phosphoglyceromutase: MATLILLRHGESTWNRENRFTGWVDVGLSEWGEQEAVAAGGLLARHELPPDVVHTSVQQRAIRTAELALPECDRAWIPVRRSWRLNERHYGALQGKNKKETAEEFGLDQVKVWRRSYATRPPALDPDDPMHPRFDPRYAGLPVEALPGSECLADVVDRMLPYWFDGIIPDLSAGRCVLVAAHGNSLRALVKHLDQLSDDEVVDLNIPTGQPLVYGLGRRFEVLEARYLDPAAAAAAATAVAKQAG, from the coding sequence ATGGCGACCCTGATCCTGCTGCGCCACGGCGAGAGCACGTGGAACCGCGAGAACCGGTTCACGGGCTGGGTCGACGTCGGCCTCTCCGAGTGGGGCGAACAGGAGGCCGTCGCCGCGGGCGGCCTGCTGGCGCGGCACGAGCTGCCCCCCGACGTCGTGCACACGTCGGTGCAGCAACGGGCGATCCGCACGGCCGAGCTCGCCTTGCCCGAGTGCGACCGGGCCTGGATCCCCGTCCGGCGCTCCTGGCGCCTGAACGAGCGGCACTACGGCGCGCTGCAGGGCAAGAACAAGAAGGAGACGGCCGAGGAGTTCGGCCTCGACCAGGTCAAGGTCTGGCGCCGGTCGTACGCGACCCGGCCTCCGGCGCTGGACCCGGACGACCCGATGCACCCTCGGTTCGACCCTCGGTACGCGGGCCTGCCGGTCGAAGCCCTTCCTGGTTCCGAGTGCCTCGCCGACGTGGTCGATCGGATGCTCCCCTATTGGTTCGACGGGATCATCCCGGATCTGTCCGCCGGACGCTGCGTGCTCGTGGCCGCGCACGGAAACTCGCTGCGGGCCCTCGTGAAGCACCTGGACCAGCTCTCGGACGACGAGGTCGTCGACCTGAACATCCCAACCGGGCAGCCGCTCGTGTACGGGCTGGGACGCCGCTTCGAGGTGCTCGAGGCTCGCTACCTCGACCCCGCCGCCGCGGCGGCGGCCGCGACCGCGGTGGCCAAGCAGGCCGGGTAG
- a CDS encoding SHOCT domain-containing protein → MGSVAAVAGFAFCLTLLARAVRSVQAIGGFCASGGPYRIAHHCPKGVAGILPLAIVGGLVCLGLFVLSVGDRGRSVALLAWPALFLTLGGNLLDSGLNPPNGSANVGFLVTAGIFILMGGIPLVLLVPSLVRGLTGPTEPPKTSPVLAPTSVRFTAPPAPAAVATAPNSRADLASELERLASLHRRGDLTDAEYEAAKRRALQTPAGTR, encoded by the coding sequence GTGGGCAGCGTCGCGGCCGTCGCCGGCTTCGCGTTCTGCCTCACGCTGCTGGCGCGGGCCGTGCGCTCGGTCCAGGCGATCGGCGGCTTCTGCGCCTCCGGAGGCCCCTACCGCATCGCGCACCACTGCCCGAAGGGGGTGGCGGGCATCCTCCCCCTCGCCATCGTCGGCGGGCTCGTCTGCCTCGGTCTGTTCGTCCTCAGCGTGGGCGACCGGGGCCGCTCGGTGGCGCTCCTGGCGTGGCCCGCCCTGTTCCTGACCCTGGGCGGGAACCTCCTCGACTCCGGGCTGAACCCGCCGAACGGCAGCGCCAACGTCGGGTTCCTCGTGACCGCCGGTATCTTCATCCTGATGGGCGGCATCCCGCTGGTCCTGCTCGTACCGAGCCTCGTGCGGGGCCTCACCGGGCCGACCGAACCTCCCAAGACCTCGCCGGTGCTCGCCCCGACGAGCGTGCGGTTCACGGCCCCGCCGGCTCCGGCCGCGGTGGCGACGGCGCCGAATTCGCGGGCTGACCTCGCCAGCGAGCTCGAGCGCCTGGCCTCCCTGCACCGGCGCGGCGACCTCACCGACGCCGAGTACGAGGCCGCGAAGCGCCGCGCCCTGCAGACGCCGGCGGGCACCCGATGA
- a CDS encoding NYN domain-containing protein gives MPRRRSPASIPVGAHLVVDGMNVIGSTPDGWWRDRDGAVRQLFHRLERLSAETARPITLVLDGRPPRGVPEGRHGGLTVTYAARGGRDAGDDRLVEVIEGWPGDPPACVITSDRALAARVERLGASVRGATVLRAVLDRLGD, from the coding sequence GTGCCCCGCCGGCGCTCGCCCGCGTCGATCCCCGTCGGGGCGCACCTGGTCGTCGACGGCATGAACGTCATCGGGAGCACGCCGGACGGGTGGTGGCGCGACCGCGACGGCGCCGTCCGCCAGCTGTTCCATCGCCTGGAGCGACTCTCGGCCGAGACGGCTCGTCCCATCACGCTGGTGCTCGACGGGCGGCCGCCGCGCGGCGTCCCCGAGGGCCGGCACGGCGGCCTGACCGTCACCTACGCCGCTCGAGGTGGCCGCGACGCCGGGGACGACCGCCTCGTCGAGGTGATCGAAGGGTGGCCCGGCGATCCGCCGGCCTGTGTCATCACCTCCGACCGCGCCCTCGCGGCGCGGGTCGAGCGACTCGGCGCCTCCGTCCGCGGCGCGACGGTGCTCCGTGCCGTGCTCGACCGGCTCGGTGACTGA
- a CDS encoding phosphatase PAP2 family protein, producing the protein MTAVAEEANPPPVGGAAAALRGVDRGLFQVVALLWIYALYDLVRVGVRGSTAAATAHAHQVAALEHSLGLGAERMLQQGAMRVPGLVGACNAYYAMGHLAVPPIALLMLYRRAPARYRHWRNVFVAMLGLALATFWLYPLAPPRLMPGPGQVIDTSRAYFSFSRTPLAALGARAGSSAPSWGGGTNPFAAMPSLHVGWALWTTLALWPVLRRRWTRLLLALYPMAMVLVVIVTGNHWLVDALAGAAVTALAAALVTAGSRGTRRLTGSTGTASPAEDRAGGRAPVAGLEPVRLSASTGPRLR; encoded by the coding sequence ATGACGGCGGTCGCCGAGGAAGCGAACCCACCGCCCGTCGGTGGGGCGGCCGCGGCGCTTCGCGGCGTCGATCGCGGCCTGTTCCAGGTTGTGGCGCTGCTCTGGATCTACGCGCTCTACGACCTGGTCCGCGTCGGGGTGAGGGGATCGACGGCGGCGGCCACCGCTCACGCCCACCAGGTCGCGGCCCTCGAGCACTCCCTCGGCCTCGGCGCGGAGCGGATGCTCCAGCAGGGAGCGATGCGCGTCCCCGGGCTCGTCGGGGCGTGCAACGCGTACTACGCGATGGGCCACCTCGCCGTCCCGCCGATCGCCCTCCTGATGCTCTACCGCCGGGCTCCGGCGCGATACCGACACTGGCGGAACGTCTTCGTCGCCATGCTGGGCCTGGCGCTGGCCACGTTCTGGCTCTATCCGCTCGCGCCCCCGCGGCTCATGCCCGGTCCGGGCCAGGTCATCGACACGTCGAGGGCGTACTTCAGCTTCAGCCGGACGCCGCTCGCGGCGCTCGGGGCCAGAGCCGGGTCGTCGGCGCCGAGCTGGGGTGGCGGCACGAACCCCTTCGCCGCGATGCCGAGCCTGCACGTCGGGTGGGCGCTGTGGACGACCCTCGCGCTGTGGCCCGTGCTCCGGCGTCGATGGACGAGGCTGCTCCTGGCCCTGTATCCGATGGCCATGGTCCTCGTCGTCATCGTCACCGGCAACCACTGGCTTGTCGACGCGCTAGCCGGTGCGGCGGTGACCGCGCTCGCAGCCGCGCTCGTCACCGCCGGATCGCGGGGCACGCGGCGCCTGACCGGCTCGACGGGGACGGCGTCACCAGCAGAAGACCGAGCCGGCGGCCGGGCCCCGGTCGCGGGTCTCGAACCCGTCCGTCTCTCGGCGTCGACCGGACCGCGTCTTCGCTGA
- a CDS encoding alpha/beta hydrolase encodes MDPRLVRFEGFEGIHLVADVWGEDTAWPVLLMHGGGQTRHAWGSTASALADAGWRAVSLDLRGHGDSEWALNGDYSFTAFAADCVAVCDQLGRPPVLVGASLGGVAAMLAEGGSDRVVSCGLVVVDITHRSNPEGIQRIRDFMSSGLGGFESLDDAADAIAAYTPNRTRSRNPAGLMKVLRQRRDGRWYWHWDPKFLEHGRTEVPREDFQALFEAALRGIRVPTLLVRGLLSDVVTEEGVQDFLDQIPGARLVDVGGAAHMVAGDQNDAFSRAVIEFLDHDIRPTLP; translated from the coding sequence ATGGATCCACGGCTCGTGCGCTTCGAGGGCTTCGAAGGGATCCATCTCGTCGCCGACGTGTGGGGCGAGGACACGGCGTGGCCCGTCCTGCTCATGCACGGCGGCGGCCAGACCCGCCACGCGTGGGGCAGCACGGCCAGCGCGCTCGCGGATGCGGGCTGGCGGGCGGTGTCGCTGGACCTGCGGGGACACGGTGACAGCGAGTGGGCGCTGAACGGCGACTACTCGTTCACCGCCTTCGCCGCTGACTGCGTCGCGGTGTGCGACCAGTTGGGCCGGCCGCCGGTCCTCGTCGGGGCGTCACTCGGCGGCGTCGCGGCGATGCTCGCCGAGGGCGGCAGCGATCGGGTGGTCTCGTGCGGCCTCGTCGTGGTCGACATCACGCACCGCAGCAACCCGGAGGGGATCCAGCGCATCCGGGACTTCATGAGCTCGGGCCTGGGCGGCTTCGAATCCCTCGACGACGCGGCCGACGCCATCGCCGCGTACACGCCGAACCGCACCCGGAGCCGCAACCCGGCCGGCCTCATGAAGGTCCTCCGCCAACGACGCGACGGTCGCTGGTACTGGCACTGGGATCCGAAGTTCCTCGAGCACGGTCGAACCGAGGTGCCGCGTGAGGACTTCCAAGCGTTGTTCGAGGCCGCGCTCCGAGGCATCCGCGTCCCCACGCTCCTCGTCCGAGGCCTGCTCAGCGACGTCGTCACCGAGGAGGGCGTGCAGGACTTCCTCGATCAGATCCCGGGAGCCCGACTCGTCGATGTTGGCGGGGCGGCGCACATGGTGGCCGGCGACCAGAACGACGCCTTCTCACGAGCCGTGATCGAGTTCCTCGACCACGACATCCGGCCCACGCTGCCGTGA
- a CDS encoding protein kinase produces the protein MEPAAPDRILNGRYRLLRPLARGGMASVWLGEDTLLARRVAVKTLHPELSADGSLRARFKNEAISSASIEDQRIVAVYDTGDDDGVAYIVMEFVDGRDLRRLLDEQGTLPTSSALQIARDVALALEHAHRGGIVHRDIKPANVLVGLDGRVKVTDFGIAKASRAESDLTSTGVVLGTARYLAPEQVRGEHADARADVYATGLVLYEMLAGRLPFHGDTDMAVALARLSTTPDRLPPGTPAGVAAIVERCLADDPEQRFPTARALAAAIEAAQDGDPTAPNEVTGILPSPPAPARPSAPPPAASPPRRQRRWVAALLLAAVLAGGGTAAFLLVRDQGGRGAGTPGAAPRIVAAQDFDPFGNDGQENHAKVNLAIDHNPQTAWPTEIYVTRDLGGGKPGVGIYVTLDALTRVRTVSVDTFETDWNGQIYAAAAPSPQLAGWGAPLAAGSHLGQHTAFRLRTAGRARVVLLWITYLPTSGELNVAEIHVS, from the coding sequence ATGGAACCCGCGGCGCCCGACCGGATCCTGAACGGTCGGTACCGGCTCCTCCGCCCGCTCGCTCGGGGCGGCATGGCCTCGGTCTGGCTCGGTGAGGACACCCTGCTGGCGCGCCGCGTCGCGGTGAAGACCTTGCACCCGGAGCTGTCCGCGGACGGCTCGTTGCGCGCGCGCTTCAAGAACGAGGCCATCTCGTCGGCGAGCATCGAGGACCAGCGCATCGTCGCGGTCTACGACACCGGTGACGACGATGGCGTCGCCTACATCGTCATGGAGTTCGTCGACGGCCGCGACCTGCGTCGCCTCCTCGACGAGCAGGGCACGCTCCCGACCAGCAGCGCGCTGCAGATCGCCCGGGACGTCGCCCTGGCGCTGGAGCATGCCCACCGCGGCGGGATCGTCCATCGCGACATCAAGCCCGCGAACGTGCTGGTGGGGCTCGACGGTCGGGTGAAGGTGACCGACTTCGGGATCGCGAAGGCCAGCCGAGCCGAGAGCGACCTCACGAGCACGGGCGTGGTGCTCGGGACCGCTCGCTACCTGGCGCCGGAGCAGGTCCGAGGCGAGCACGCGGACGCCCGAGCCGACGTCTATGCGACCGGCCTCGTGCTCTACGAGATGCTTGCCGGTCGGCTGCCCTTCCATGGCGACACGGACATGGCGGTGGCGTTGGCCCGCCTGAGCACGACGCCCGACCGGCTGCCGCCGGGGACGCCGGCGGGCGTCGCCGCGATCGTCGAGCGGTGCCTCGCCGACGATCCCGAGCAGCGCTTCCCGACCGCGCGGGCGCTCGCCGCCGCGATCGAGGCCGCCCAGGACGGGGACCCGACGGCGCCGAACGAGGTCACCGGCATCCTGCCGTCGCCGCCGGCCCCGGCTCGGCCATCGGCCCCGCCGCCCGCGGCGTCGCCGCCGAGACGCCAGCGGAGGTGGGTGGCCGCGCTCCTCCTCGCCGCTGTCCTCGCTGGCGGCGGCACCGCTGCATTTCTCCTGGTTCGTGACCAAGGCGGGCGAGGCGCCGGCACGCCGGGCGCCGCGCCGCGGATCGTGGCGGCCCAGGACTTCGATCCGTTCGGCAACGACGGTCAGGAGAACCACGCCAAGGTGAACCTGGCGATCGACCACAACCCCCAGACCGCGTGGCCCACCGAGATCTACGTCACCCGCGATCTCGGCGGCGGGAAGCCAGGGGTCGGGATCTACGTGACCCTCGACGCGCTCACCCGCGTCCGAACCGTCTCCGTCGACACGTTCGAGACCGACTGGAACGGGCAGATCTACGCCGCCGCGGCCCCGTCTCCGCAGCTCGCGGGCTGGGGCGCGCCGCTCGCGGCCGGCAGCCATCTCGGCCAGCACACCGCGTTTCGGCTCCGCACGGCGGGACGGGCGCGTGTCGTCTTGCTCTGGATCACCTACCTGCCCACGTCGGGCGAGCTCAACGTGGCCGAGATCCACGTGAGCTGA
- a CDS encoding zinc-binding dehydrogenase, which produces QARRDDVTVSGSSNTVTRARLEDAAGLVASGQVRVEVSARLPLDEAARAHELIETGHTRGKIVLIPG; this is translated from the coding sequence CAGGCTCGTCGCGACGACGTCACCGTCAGCGGCTCCTCGAACACGGTCACCCGCGCCCGGCTCGAGGACGCCGCCGGCCTGGTGGCGAGCGGGCAGGTCCGGGTCGAGGTCAGCGCCCGGCTGCCGCTCGACGAGGCGGCCAGAGCCCACGAGCTGATCGAGACCGGCCACACCCGGGGCAAGATCGTCCTGATCCCAGGCTGA